ATAAAAGGAACTATCTGACTCTGGATGCTCAGCTGGTTTTTCCTTTCAGTAAAAATATTCCCCCTTATTTATCCTTTCAAATGGGTATCAAACATACCATTCCTTTTATGGTAGCTGTTCCTCCCGTCGGTCTAAAGCTGAGAGTGGAACCGGATTATTTTTCTCCTGATGGAGACGGAGAAGCGGACCTTCTAGAGATCAGAATGGACTTGACGAATAGCCGATCGGTTAAAAAATGGGAGATTAATATATTTGATCAAAAGCAAACTGAGCTGTTTTCCCTTTCCGGCCAAGGAACACCTCCCCCGCAGTGCTATTGGGACGGCTATTCGTCCTCTCATGAACTGGTCTCCTCGGCTTCTGATTATTCGGTGAGAGCCACAACTTGGGACATTCTGGGTAATCCCGAGACCAGGACTCGTCCTTTTGTGACGGATGTCTTTGTGTATAAGGAGGGGGGTAAGCTGAAAATACGAGTTCCGAGTATCCTTTTTCCCCCGGGCTCTGCCGATTTTACACAACTCAGTGTAGAAGAGCGCAATCGGAACAGGGACATCATTGTCCGAATTGCCGCCACACTGCGCAAATTTCCTGAATACAGAATTTTGATCGAGGGCCATGGAAATTTGATTCACTGGGAATCTCCCGAGATGGCAGACCGGGAGCAGGAAGAAGAACTGGTGCCTCTTTCCAGGGCCCGGGCGCTGGAAGTCAGGAGAGTCCTCATTGATGAAGGCATTCCCTGGAAGCGCCTGGACGTTGCAGGACAAGGCGGCTCCTCACCGATTGTCCCCTTCGGAGATGAACAGAACCGATGGAAAAACAGGCGGGTCGAGTTTATTCTACTGAAGTAATTTTTTTGATTCTTCCCTTTTATCCAGGAACAAATCCAGCAAGACCGTACAGACTGCTGTTCCAATCAGACAGGCTCCGGTGAGGGCTATGTTCTGTTGAACCCGGGGGTTGGATGGATTCTCCATGATCAGGTTGAGGCTGCTATGGGTGGTGATCAGGGAGAGGGCCATGCCAGTGAGAATCCCTGCCGTGGAGATCCATATTCCTGTTTCCGGATTTATCCTCCCGGGAACTAATTCCAGAAGGGGCTGTTCGAGAGGAGGGGGAGGCAGGAAGTCCTCTTTCGTTTTCATCTTCTCTGCCGGCAGGCTTATTACGGTAAATATCAGCATCAGAGCTGCAATACAATGCTTCATTTCAGAAAATCCAGAATCAGAGGATTCACGGTCTGGGAAGCTTCCATATTCAGCATGTGTCCTACATCATCCAAAACTTTCAGCTCTAAATCCGGGACAAGAGATTCAATCGTTTTAATATGATCTTCCGGGATGGATTCATCCCGGCTGCCCCAGATGAGGAGAGTCTTTCTGCCATCAAGGGTTCTGTATGCATCTGAAAGATCTTTTACCAGATCATGACGGAAAAGCGATTTAACGGAGCGTGAAAAACCATAGTACACGATCTGCTCTCTGAAGGCATTCTTATATTCTTCTGCCTCAGGAATCCGGGCCGCTTCAAAAAGAGCCTCCGCCCGGGAAGCCAGCAGGCCCGACAGTGCTGTCATGGCCATTATGTCTCCCAGCAGGGGGATGCGGATCAGTGTTATGCCAGTATTGCCTTCCGCCATATACAGTGCCGGAGCCAACAGGACCAGATGATCAACAGATTCAGGATGGGCCTTTACAAATTCTGCAGCAATGGCTCCCCCCATGGAATGAGCAATGATATGGGTTCTTGTCCAATTCTGGGATGCCATCAGGTCTTCAATCTGTCTGATATAACGCCCGGCATCATAGTTTCCCCGGGGGCGGTCTGACAGGCCTCTTCCATAATGATTGTAGCGCAGGACCCTATAACCTGACTCTGCCAGAATATAAAATTGCCTGTCCCAGTCAAACATAGGCACGGAAAGACCGTG
This sequence is a window from Oceanispirochaeta sp.. Protein-coding genes within it:
- a CDS encoding alpha/beta hydrolase; this translates as MKYLISALIVLITLTAVLLLVSPEKKRITNTVRNDSGSEFIQLSEGWTEYELAGPENGEPVILIHGLSVPMFDWDRQFYILAESGYRVLRYNHYGRGLSDRPRGNYDAGRYIRQIEDLMASQNWTRTHIIAHSMGGAIAAEFVKAHPESVDHLVLLAPALYMAEGNTGITLIRIPLLGDIMAMTALSGLLASRAEALFEAARIPEAEEYKNAFREQIVYYGFSRSVKSLFRHDLVKDLSDAYRTLDGRKTLLIWGSRDESIPEDHIKTIESLVPDLELKVLDDVGHMLNMEASQTVNPLILDFLK
- a CDS encoding OmpA family protein is translated as MIPGRRNPAAVRRVMTLLLLLSCLSSLQSQEVYPGKTWTLAPGFSTAFLQPLASGTSGGGLGMSLTAEDLFPRVRFGFSGGYNYLLREGNGLLPFPSFSLQGGYRFPLSSLLSLYPVAEFSLLWPADETGFTLSSALSAGAAADLHLYKRNYLTLDAQLVFPFSKNIPPYLSFQMGIKHTIPFMVAVPPVGLKLRVEPDYFSPDGDGEADLLEIRMDLTNSRSVKKWEINIFDQKQTELFSLSGQGTPPPQCYWDGYSSSHELVSSASDYSVRATTWDILGNPETRTRPFVTDVFVYKEGGKLKIRVPSILFPPGSADFTQLSVEERNRNRDIIVRIAATLRKFPEYRILIEGHGNLIHWESPEMADREQEEELVPLSRARALEVRRVLIDEGIPWKRLDVAGQGGSSPIVPFGDEQNRWKNRRVEFILLK